From Methanococcus voltae:
CATTATAAATAATACTTTAAATTCAAACATTTTTGGTATTTATTTAGGTATTTCTGATAATAACTCTCTTATAAATAATACTTTAAATTCAAGTGATACTTGTATAGAATTGGAAGATTCACAAAATAATACATTTATTGAAAATTCATTGACGAACGGTATTGATATAGAAGGAAGTTCTTTATTACAATATAATAGCCATACGATACTAAATAACACAGCAAATGGTAAACCAATTTACTACTATAAAAATAACAATACAGGAAAAGTTCCAGAAGATGCTGTACAGGTAATACTCGCAAACTGTTCGAATATGATTGTTGAAAATTTGAATTTATCCAATGTATGTAATGGACTATTTATGATATATAGCTCAAATTGTTCAGTAAAAAATAATGATATAAGTTCAAACGGTTGCGGTATTTATTTAGTTAATTCTACTGATAACTCCATTATAAATACTAATGCAAGTTCAAACACCGAGGGTATTTATTTACGAAATTCTGATAATAACTCCATTATAACCAATAATGCAAATTCAAACCTGGTAGGTATTTATTTACGAAATTCTAATAATACTTCCATTATAAATACTAATGCAAATTCAAACTATTATGGTATTTATTTAGACCATTCTAATAATAACTCCATTATAAATAATAATGCAAATTCAAACATTTTTAATGGTATTTTATTAGGTAATTCGAATGATAACTCCTTTATAAATAGTAATGCAAATTCAAACAATGATAAAGGTATTTTCCTATTATATTCAAACAATACCTCCTTTATAAATAATACTGCAAGTTCAAACGCTGTTAATGGTATTTATTTAGAAAGTTCAAATGATAACTCCTTTATAAACAATTTATTTAATAATACGAAAAATATAGAATTCCAAGGGGTTAGTTCAAACTACTGGAGTACTACAAAAGAGAAAGGTGGAGGAAACTATTGGGCAACTCCAAACGGAACAGGTTTCTCTGAAACTCATAACGATTCAGATAACGACGGTTTCTGTGACGAAATATACAATATATCCTTAGGTAACATAGATTACTTACCGATTTCTGGCAAAAAAGTAGAACCAACGCCTGAGCCACAGCCTGAGCCAACATACAACAGAAATAATAACAATAAAAAATTAGATGCTTCACCAAGCATAGAATCAAGCTCATTAAGAAGGACAGTTTCAAATTCAAACGTAGTTTACGGAAGTAGCTTCGATAAACAGTTAGCAAAAGAATTAAAAGAAAATATACATTCAGATGATACTGAAATAGATGGAGATACAATTATCGTAGGTGGACCAATAGCTAACAGAATAGCTAACGTTTACAACGATAGATTCTCTATCCCTGTAACTAATGATAATCCTGGAGAAAATAGAGGAATTATACAAGTTATAAGTATTCCTTCAGGCTCTTCAACTGTAATACAGAATTATAAGTTAATCTATATAGCTGGTTCCGATAGATTAGGAACTGAAGCTGCTTTAAAGTACTTTGAAACTCTTACAGAGTTACCTACTGAACCTATTATCGTTGAGTGGACTAGTTCTGGTTATAAGGTAGTTAACTAACCTTTTGATGAAGCTTTTTTCAAAAGTTTCATTTCATTTTTTACTTTTTTACTTTTTTTAGATTGTTTTAATCGTAATCTATATATTTTAAATTAAACTGATTAATTATAATTAATAATTTAAAAATTTAAAATATTTGAAAAGGCGATAATTATGATATTACGAGGACATGTTTTTTCTAACGTATTGGAAATGGAAACAGGGATAACGGCGGTTATACCTAATGAATTTAACCCTGATGAAAAATATAAAGTAATATATTTATTACATGGTATGTGTGGTAGAAGTGGAGATTGGGTTGATTATACCATGCTACCCGTTTACGCAAACGATTATCACACTATTTTCATAATGCCCGAAGTTATACGGAGTTTTTACACAGATATGAAGTATGGCCAAAAATTCTTTAAATATGTTACAGAAGAATTACCTACATTATGTAGAAGTGTTTTTAATATATCTGATAAACGTGAAGATACAGGAATTATTGGTGCATCCATGGGCGGATATGGAGCTTTAAAAAGTGCATTATCAAAACCTGAACAATACGGGTATTGCTGTGCGTTTTCTTCACCATGTTTATTTTTAAAAGAAGGTATGGATTATCAGCGTGAAAATGAGCATACTGAAGAATTCAAAGCAATGTATGGCGAACAGTTGATTAGAGATTTTCATGCCTGCTTTGGTGAACGTTTGGAATGGATCCCCGAATATGAAATATTAGAACTTGCGAAAAAAGTTAGTGATAATCAGCTTAAACCCAAAATATACTGCAATTGTGGAAACGAAGATTATTTCCTCAATGAAAACATGAGATTTAGTGAAGAAATGAAAAAGCTCGATTTTGACTTTACATTTGAAGAATTACCGGGTAATCATGATTGGTATTTTTTCAATCAGGCTTTGAAAAAATCATTAGAATTTTGCTTTAAATAATATTAAAAGAATATTTATATTTTTAATTTATTGTACTTTCTTTTAGTTTATTCTATTTTAGTTTATTATTTTTTAAAATTTGAAATATCTTTAATTATATGATTTAACATCTCAAATCCATCGACCATTTTCATATCTTTTTGAGATTTTATATAATTCATCAAGTTATCCATTGTTTCCTTAGAAATTTGCGACTTCTCAAATACAGTTTCATATGTTCTAAGGGGATAATAGAGCTCTTTTGCATTTTTAATTAATATATCATGTTCTTCCCGAGTTACAATATTATCAGATAGTGCGTTTGCCATAAATTCCCTAAAGCTAACCATTGAAAAAGTTACCTGTACAATTTCAAATTCAGATTGTTCTTTTTGGCTTAAATTTTGATTATGATTTAATATTTTATCAAATGTAACTGCAACTTCGTCATCATCGCATAGAGCTCCTGACTTGTAGAGGTTATAAACTTTGCCTACTCCAACCATTCCAAAATCGTCTAATTCGGAAGCCCTTAAAGCACCCATAGAGCCTGCACCATAGACTTTGATACCTTTCTTTATAATATTTAATATTTCCCGGTGTCCCACTGCAGTATTTTGTAAAAAACAGCCATCTATTATACCTATTATGTCATAATTAAGCATTTCAGGCTTTTGTAAGTCCCCTCTTTTTATAGGGTCATATATGTGCAAATCTACGTTTTTAAGCTTATTATGACTTTCAAATAAATTTTTAATCTCATTTTCTTTTAGAGTTAGTTTAGAAAATATTGCTACTTTCAAATTTTCCATAAAATCACTATTATTTTGTTTTATTTTGTTTTTTTATACTTTTATATTATTATACAATATATATTTATTTATGTGCATATTGCAATTTCGTTTAAATTTAAATAAATTATAAATACTATGTTTAAATAGATAATAGATAAATCTATTAGTAAATAATATAAAAAGATTAAATAGACCAATATTATTATAAAAATTAATAAAACTATAATGTTATAAAATATGATTTATATTGTATGTATATTTATAGGTATATTTATATTTGAATACTTGAGGTGTAATTTTGGTTACTTACAAAGACGCAGGCGTAGATATTTACGGCGAAGACAAAATAATAAAAGCATTAGTTTCACAAATCAACTTTAAAAGAACAGACGCAATAAAACCAGCTGATTTAGATGGTCACTATGCAGGAGCTATCGAATTTGGCGATTATTACTTAGTACTCTGCACTGACGGAGTAGGTAGTAAAATGGTAGTTGCAGAGATGGCTAATAAATTTGATACTGTTCCTATAGACATGATTGCCATGAATGTTAACGATGCTATTTGCATTGGTGCTGAACCGGTCGCATTAGTCGATTATATGGCAGTTGAAACAATCACCGAAGATATTGCAAAACAAATCGGTAAAGGATTAAATGAAGGATTAGAGCAGTCCAATATAAACTTAATCGGTGGAGAAACTGCTTCATTACCAAGTATGATAAACGGTGTCGACCTTGCAGGAACTGTTTTAGCAGTTGTTAAAAAGGATGAAATAATTACAGGTAAGGAAGCTAAAAAAGGCGACGTAATCGTTGGTTTAAGAAGTAGTGGAGTTCACAGTAACGGTTTATCACTTGCAAGAAAAGTATTCTTTGATATTGCAAATTTGGACGTTAACTCAAAATTAAAACACGGAAAAACAGTTGCTGAGGAATTACTCACTCCTACAAAAATATATGTAAAACCAGTTATGGATATGATTAAAAAATCCGATATAAACGTTAAAGGTCTTGCACATATTACAGGTGGTGGATTTAGGAAGATTAAAAGGTTAAACAAGAACGTTACATATGTAATAAATGAGTTACCAGAACCATTACCTGTATTTAAAGAAATACAAGAGCTTGGAAGCGTTGATACTCATGAAATGTTTAAAACATTCAACATGGGAATAGGTTTCTGTGTCGTAGTTGCAAAAGAAGATGCTGAAAAAGTAATCGAAATGGCAAATCAATACTTGATACCTGCTCAAATTATAGGTAAAATAGACGATGAATACACATTAGAGAATGGCGAAACTGTTAAGGATACAGTTATTGTCAAATACGGAAAAGACGAATTTATAATGGAATAATTAAGAATAACTATAAAAAATAAACTAATAAAATAAAAAATAATAAAATAAAGAAAACTAAAAATTTGGTGAATAAAAATGCCTACAATCAATGTTGATAAGAAGGATTTAGAATATTTGGCAAATTTATCACTTTCTGATAAATTAATCGAAGATAAATTCCCTATGATGGGCGTTGAAGTTGAAGAACTTTTCGAAGAAGATAAAAGAGAAATGGTTCAATTTTCAATTAACCCGAATAGACCAGACTATTTAAGCGTAGAAGGTCTTGCAAGAGGTTTTAGGGGCTTTATGGGTATTCAAACAGGTTTATCCAAATACGATATTCATGATAGTGATATCGAAGTAATCGTTAAAAACAACAAAGAAAGACCATATATAGCTTTTGCACTAGTTAAAAACGTAATTGTAGATGATTTGATACTTGAAAGCATCATCAACCTTCAAGAAAAGTTACACTGGGCAATCGGTAGAGATAGGAAAAAATTGGCTATTGGTGTTCACGATTATGATAAAATCGAAGCTCCATTTACTTATGATGAAGTAGAAGGCGATGCAGTTAAATTTGTACCTTTAGCAATGGCAGAAGCTGGCGAAATGACCCCTGCTGAAATAATCGAAAAACACGAAAAAGGTCAAAAATACGCACACCTTATAAAAGATAAATTCCCGTTAATCACTGATAAAAACGGAAGTGTATTGTCAATGCCTCCGATAATCAACGGAGAATTAACCAAAGTTACTACAAACACTAAAAATCTCTTAATAGATATTACGGGAACTGAAAAAGGTGCTGTTGAAAATACATTGAATATTGTAGCAACTGCCCTTGCTGAAAGAAGAGGAACCATTTACAGCGTAAAAGTAATTTACGAAGAAGATGGAAAGGTTGTTGATACAAAAACCTACCCTAACTTAGAACCAACACAAATGGAAATCGACTTAGAGTTTATTAATAAAAAATTAGGATTAGAGTTAAACTTTGGTCAAGTTATTTCAGCTTTGAGAAAAGCAGGTTTAGACGCTGAATTAATCAATAAAGATGGCAATAACGTACTTAACGTTTACATTCCTGCATACAGAAACGATATGTTAGGAAAAGTAGATATTGTTGAAGAAATAGCTATTAACTACGGTTACGAAAAATTCAAAGGCGCTAAAATAAACGTACATACAATTGGACAGAAAAACGAATTGGAAGTTAAATCAACAGAAATCAAAAATACAATGATTGGTTTAGGATTCCAAGAAGTTATGAACTTAACACTTACAAATAAAGGCATTTTATTTGATAAAATGAATTTAGAGGTAGGCAATGTTGAAGAAGGTTGTAAAGATTACATCGAAGTTTTAAAACCGGCTTCAATTGAGCATAACGTCATTAGAACTTCAATTATTCCTCAATTGTTGGAAACGCTTAAAATAAACAAGCACAATGAATTACCTCAAAAAATCTTTGAAATTGGAGACTGTGTAATCATTGATGAAGAAGCAGACGAGACTGAAAAATGCTTTGATACCAAATGTAAAGACATTAGAAAAGTTTCTGGTGCTATAATTCAACCAAATGGTAACTTTAATGAAATTAGAAGTGCAATAGACGCACTTTTAAGAGAACAGTTTGAAAATTACACAATTGAAAACTACGTTCACCCATCATTTATTAAAGGCAGATGTGCTAAAATTTTAATAAATGGAGAATACAAAGGATTATTTGGAGAAATTAATCCACAAGTTATTGTTAATTTCGAATTAGAACATCCAATAACTGCTTTTGAAATTGAAATAGACAATTAAAATGATAATTAATTAAATGGTTATTATAATTTCATTTTAATTATATTGACTATAAATACATAATAATTATAATTAACTAATAATTACTACTTAAATATCTAAAATTACCACTTAAATACCTAATTTCATTATTTTTTAAGTAAAAATACTACTTTTTATAACTTATAACTAGTTAATATATGCGTATCATTTTAAAATCAAATTTAACGGGGTTTAAAATGGAAAATACTGAAAAAACTATGATTGGAACTGAAATAAATACCGATAAGTACAAAAATATTAAAAGACATCTCGAAAGAGAAATGATTAACTTAAACCCGATTCAGAGGGGCGGAATTTTACCAACTGAGTCCAAAAAGGTTATTTATGAGTATTGGGACGGCTACAGTGTTTGTGACTACTGCGCTGGTAGATTAGACCAGGTTGAAACACCTCCTATTCATGAATATTTGGACGACGCGTCAAAATTCTTCGGTGCTGATATTACTAGACCTACACACGGGGCAAGGGAAAGTAAGTACGTTATAATGAATTCAGTATGTAATCGCGGTGATTACGTAATTATGGATGGTAACGCACACTATACATCTTTTGTAGCTGCTGAACGTGCAAGATTAAACATTGATATCGCACCTGTGGAAGATTACCCTACTTACAGAGTAAATCCTGAAAAATATAAGGAAAGAATTGAAATATTGGAAGATGAAGGTAAACCTATAGGTTTACTATTACTTACACACGTTGATGGTAACTACGGGAACGTAGCAGACGCTAAAAAGGTTGGGAAGATTGCAAAAGATAAAGGATACCCATTCTTATTAAATTGTGCTTACTCCGCAGGTAGGATGCCAGTAAACGCAGAAGACTTAAACGCTGATTTTTTGGCTATTTCAGGTCACAAAAGTATGTCTGGCTCAGGACCTTGCGGTTTATTGTCCATTAGCAATAAAAATGAAGATTACGGCAAAAAAATCTTAAAAACGTCCAAAAAAAATATTGTAAAAGAGCTCGAAATGTTAGGTTGTACAAGTAGGGGTATTCCAATATTAACACTTATGACAAGCTTCGCACACGTTATTGAAAGAGTTAACAACTGGGATAAAGAAGTTAAACGTGCAAGATGGATTATTGATGAATTAGAGACTTTAGGATTTAAACAAATCGGTGAGAAACCTAAAAATCACGATTTAATTAAATTCGAAACTCCTATTCTTGATGAAATTGCTGAGCATGACAAAAGAAAAGGTTACTTCTTCTACGAAGAACTTAAAAGAAGGGGTATCGGCGGTATAAGAAGAGGAGCTACTAAAGAGTTTAAAATGAGTACTTTCGGCTTAACTGACGAGCAAACAAAATATGTTGTTGATAGTTTCAAAGAAATTATTGAAAACGGAAAAAAAGAAAACAAATTAAATTAAATACTTAAATTAAATATAATTTATATTTTTAATTCAATTTTTACTTTATTTTTATATTTTTATATTATTATATTTTTATATTATTATATTTTTATATTTTTTTACCAAATAACGAAGCTTCTACGATTTTTTTCAATATTACAGATGGTTCGTCCATTTTACCATTTGCATTTATATAGTCTACTAAATTTTTATCATTTACGTATTTTAAAATTCGACTAATATTTTTATTATTCAATTTATTCATTAAATAATTCATTTTTAGGCCGTAATTTATTTCTTTGCCAATTTCTGACTTCCAAAGGTCTTCATATACCTTTAAATAATCCAAACTAGCGTTATCATTATTAGTAGTATTATTGTAATAATTATTAATGGTTTTTGCACATAATTTTGCACATTTTGCACCAAAGTAAAGACCGCCTCCACTAAGTGGTTTTACCTGATTAACTGCGTCTCCTACAAGCATTACGTTGTTTAAAACGCTTTTACTATTATATCCTATCGGTATGGCACCTATACTATATTCCACAGGTGTGGCACCTTTTAATATTTCTTTTGCATTCTCATTTGTATTTATAAAGTTATTTAATTTATTTAAAGCATTTGACGTGTCGCACATCCCTACACGTACTCGGTCTTTTCCCGTTGGTATTATCCAGGTGAAAAAGTTTTTGCTATATCTTTTATCATAAAAAACATTTACAAAGTCACTATCAATATTGGTCACATTTGCGTATTCTATTTGAACACCGGTTACGATTTGTCGTTTTTTGTGCATATCTAAAGATTTACCCACTCCT
This genomic window contains:
- a CDS encoding alpha/beta hydrolase, with translation MILRGHVFSNVLEMETGITAVIPNEFNPDEKYKVIYLLHGMCGRSGDWVDYTMLPVYANDYHTIFIMPEVIRSFYTDMKYGQKFFKYVTEELPTLCRSVFNISDKREDTGIIGASMGGYGALKSALSKPEQYGYCCAFSSPCLFLKEGMDYQRENEHTEEFKAMYGEQLIRDFHACFGERLEWIPEYEILELAKKVSDNQLKPKIYCNCGNEDYFLNENMRFSEEMKKLDFDFTFEELPGNHDWYFFNQALKKSLEFCFK
- a CDS encoding TfuA-like protein yields the protein MKVAIFSKLTLKENEIKNLFESHNKLKNVDLHIYDPIKRGDLQKPEMLNYDIIGIIDGCFLQNTAVGHREILNIIKKGIKVYGAGSMGALRASELDDFGMVGVGKVYNLYKSGALCDDDEVAVTFDKILNHNQNLSQKEQSEFEIVQVTFSMVSFREFMANALSDNIVTREEHDILIKNAKELYYPLRTYETVFEKSQISKETMDNLMNYIKSQKDMKMVDGFEMLNHIIKDISNFKK
- the purM gene encoding phosphoribosylformylglycinamidine cyclo-ligase; translated protein: MVTYKDAGVDIYGEDKIIKALVSQINFKRTDAIKPADLDGHYAGAIEFGDYYLVLCTDGVGSKMVVAEMANKFDTVPIDMIAMNVNDAICIGAEPVALVDYMAVETITEDIAKQIGKGLNEGLEQSNINLIGGETASLPSMINGVDLAGTVLAVVKKDEIITGKEAKKGDVIVGLRSSGVHSNGLSLARKVFFDIANLDVNSKLKHGKTVAEELLTPTKIYVKPVMDMIKKSDINVKGLAHITGGGFRKIKRLNKNVTYVINELPEPLPVFKEIQELGSVDTHEMFKTFNMGIGFCVVVAKEDAEKVIEMANQYLIPAQIIGKIDDEYTLENGETVKDTVIVKYGKDEFIME
- the pheT gene encoding phenylalanine--tRNA ligase subunit beta; protein product: MPTINVDKKDLEYLANLSLSDKLIEDKFPMMGVEVEELFEEDKREMVQFSINPNRPDYLSVEGLARGFRGFMGIQTGLSKYDIHDSDIEVIVKNNKERPYIAFALVKNVIVDDLILESIINLQEKLHWAIGRDRKKLAIGVHDYDKIEAPFTYDEVEGDAVKFVPLAMAEAGEMTPAEIIEKHEKGQKYAHLIKDKFPLITDKNGSVLSMPPIINGELTKVTTNTKNLLIDITGTEKGAVENTLNIVATALAERRGTIYSVKVIYEEDGKVVDTKTYPNLEPTQMEIDLEFINKKLGLELNFGQVISALRKAGLDAELINKDGNNVLNVYIPAYRNDMLGKVDIVEEIAINYGYEKFKGAKINVHTIGQKNELEVKSTEIKNTMIGLGFQEVMNLTLTNKGILFDKMNLEVGNVEEGCKDYIEVLKPASIEHNVIRTSIIPQLLETLKINKHNELPQKIFEIGDCVIIDEEADETEKCFDTKCKDIRKVSGAIIQPNGNFNEIRSAIDALLREQFENYTIENYVHPSFIKGRCAKILINGEYKGLFGEINPQVIVNFELEHPITAFEIEIDN
- the pscS gene encoding O-phospho-L-seryl-tRNA:Cys-tRNA synthase — translated: MENTEKTMIGTEINTDKYKNIKRHLEREMINLNPIQRGGILPTESKKVIYEYWDGYSVCDYCAGRLDQVETPPIHEYLDDASKFFGADITRPTHGARESKYVIMNSVCNRGDYVIMDGNAHYTSFVAAERARLNIDIAPVEDYPTYRVNPEKYKERIEILEDEGKPIGLLLLTHVDGNYGNVADAKKVGKIAKDKGYPFLLNCAYSAGRMPVNAEDLNADFLAISGHKSMSGSGPCGLLSISNKNEDYGKKILKTSKKNIVKELEMLGCTSRGIPILTLMTSFAHVIERVNNWDKEVKRARWIIDELETLGFKQIGEKPKNHDLIKFETPILDEIAEHDKRKGYFFYEELKRRGIGGIRRGATKEFKMSTFGLTDEQTKYVVDSFKEIIENGKKENKLN
- a CDS encoding geranylgeranyl reductase family protein encodes the protein MENSQKYDVIIVGGGPAGFITAENIKKDLNVLVVEEHQSIGVPLQCAGLLSKQCSKELGNPKGIVNKVNGANIFCENHKVTVGDDGQTRAMVYERKEMDKDIAKRALKNNNVNLMLKSHGKILNANITNNITNNIENNANITNFKYNVEIKNNLKDEKYLFSPEIIVGADGVKSGVGKSLDMHKKRQIVTGVQIEYANVTNIDSDFVNVFYDKRYSKNFFTWIIPTGKDRVRVGMCDTSNALNKLNNFINTNENAKEILKGATPVEYSIGAIPIGYNSKSVLNNVMLVGDAVNQVKPLSGGGLYFGAKCAKLCAKTINNYYNNTTNNDNASLDYLKVYEDLWKSEIGKEINYGLKMNYLMNKLNNKNISRILKYVNDKNLVDYINANGKMDEPSVILKKIVEASLFGKKI